In one Saccharibacillus brassicae genomic region, the following are encoded:
- a CDS encoding DMT family transporter: MSQANTGGNGSSFFSRAGSGFWLIVLGAALWGVDPLFRILLLESMTSSQIVLLEHVIIALFVTPILWRNRAELKGLGLRHVGALLFISWGGSALATLMFTLALQHAGGAFNTVLLLQKLQPLFAIILAHFMLKESLPRRFGPLLLVALFGTYLLTFGFTMPVGHAGEFFQLGSLLALGAAALWGGSTVMGRFMVGKLKYETVTSLRFILALPLLLAITAGEGAAWALPAGGIALTLVGVNLLLQALLPGLLSLLAYYKGLKTTKASVATLAELSFPMVGVLINWLYGGEVVTSAQIVGFILIWSVLFIISRQQTQEIGPKSLSQQAA; this comes from the coding sequence TTGAGTCAAGCAAACACGGGAGGGAACGGATCTTCATTTTTCTCCAGAGCCGGCAGCGGCTTCTGGTTGATCGTATTGGGAGCGGCGCTCTGGGGCGTCGATCCGCTGTTCCGTATCCTGCTGCTGGAATCGATGACTTCGTCGCAGATCGTTCTGCTCGAACACGTCATCATCGCTTTGTTCGTGACTCCGATTCTGTGGAGAAACCGCGCGGAACTGAAAGGTCTCGGCCTGCGGCACGTCGGCGCGCTGCTGTTCATCTCGTGGGGCGGCTCCGCTCTCGCAACGTTGATGTTCACGCTTGCGCTTCAGCATGCGGGCGGCGCCTTCAACACGGTGCTGCTGCTGCAAAAGCTGCAGCCGCTGTTCGCCATCATCCTGGCGCACTTCATGCTCAAGGAATCGCTGCCGCGCCGCTTCGGCCCGCTGCTGCTGGTCGCGCTGTTCGGTACGTATCTGCTGACATTCGGCTTCACGATGCCGGTCGGCCATGCCGGCGAGTTTTTCCAGCTCGGCAGTCTGCTCGCGCTGGGCGCCGCCGCCCTGTGGGGCGGATCGACGGTCATGGGCCGCTTTATGGTCGGCAAGCTCAAATACGAGACGGTCACTTCGCTGCGCTTCATTCTGGCACTGCCGCTGCTGCTGGCCATCACGGCCGGGGAAGGCGCCGCCTGGGCGCTGCCGGCCGGAGGCATCGCGCTGACGCTTGTCGGCGTCAACCTGCTGCTGCAGGCGCTGCTGCCGGGCCTGCTCAGCCTGCTCGCCTATTACAAAGGACTCAAAACGACCAAAGCGTCGGTCGCGACGCTGGCCGAGCTCAGCTTCCCGATGGTCGGAGTGCTGATCAACTGGCTGTACGGCGGAGAAGTCGTGACGTCGGCGCAGATCGTCGGGTTTATCCTGATCTGGTCGGTTCTGTTCATTATCTCCCGTCAACAGACGCAGGAGATCGGGCCGAAAAGCCTGTCCCAACAAGCGGCCTGA
- a CDS encoding alpha/beta hydrolase, with protein sequence MNTQKTWSAVSADRPFVRLVPDVQFAQFAGGKTLSLNLLLPASDRPVPLILWIVGGAWVSCNAARNLPQLVRFAEQGYAVAAIEYRLAHEARFPAQIEDAKSALRFLRANAAKYGIDADRIGVWGHSAGGQLAALLGVTGGSPEYETADHLQQSTRVRAVAEFSGPIDIELDFQSEYHMPVMAMMLGGTIRMKPELARSTNPIAYLDGREVPPFLIMHGDADTTVPLRQSQLLHDALTEAGVSSEFCVLEGTGHSTAELLTRGDVLDKVGEFFDLHLKS encoded by the coding sequence ATGAATACCCAAAAAACCTGGTCGGCGGTCAGCGCCGACCGTCCGTTTGTCCGGCTCGTTCCGGACGTGCAGTTCGCCCAATTCGCGGGCGGCAAGACGCTCAGCCTGAACCTGCTGCTGCCGGCTTCCGACCGGCCCGTGCCGCTGATCCTGTGGATCGTCGGCGGGGCCTGGGTCAGCTGCAACGCGGCGCGGAACCTGCCGCAGCTCGTGCGCTTCGCGGAGCAGGGCTACGCCGTCGCCGCGATCGAATACCGCCTCGCGCACGAAGCGCGCTTTCCGGCGCAGATCGAAGACGCCAAAAGCGCGCTGCGCTTCCTGCGCGCCAATGCGGCCAAATACGGCATCGACGCCGACCGAATCGGCGTATGGGGCCATTCCGCCGGCGGACAGCTGGCGGCGCTGCTGGGCGTGACCGGCGGATCGCCCGAATACGAGACGGCCGACCATCTCCAGCAGTCGACCCGGGTGCGGGCGGTCGCCGAATTCAGCGGCCCGATCGATATCGAACTGGACTTCCAGAGCGAATACCATATGCCGGTCATGGCGATGATGCTCGGCGGCACGATCCGCATGAAGCCGGAACTTGCGCGCAGCACGAATCCGATCGCCTACCTGGACGGCCGCGAAGTGCCGCCGTTCCTGATCATGCACGGCGATGCCGATACGACCGTCCCGCTGCGGCAGAGCCAGCTGCTGCACGATGCCCTGACGGAAGCCGGCGTCTCTTCCGAATTCTGCGTGCTGGAAGGCACGGGCCATTCCACCGCCGAGCTGCTGACGCGCGGCGACGTGCTGGACAAAGTCGGCGAATTTTTCGACCTGCACCTTAAATCGTAA
- a CDS encoding phospholipase D family protein, with amino-acid sequence MRAAGRHKETRHRPGRRVRGSRAPFSRGRIIRTALLLLVVWLLAVIVYQMNKPLPDGVSYASPVYRTDRVDFLYDLTYPAQTREFTQERQIFDRTIELIGEAERFIVIDVFLFNDYTHEDQQYPKVSAKLAKALIERKQAVPELDIVFITDEVNTNYGSAPNALLESLKQAGIRVVITDVDPLRDSTPAYSAVWRTFIQWFGQSGSGWVPNLMATEGPDITMRSYLKLLNVKANHRKAFITEKSAIVSSGNIHDASAYHSNIALEVDGPIIGDMLQAEQAVLDMSGGGTLPVYTADEGAGTDGQYAVQYLTEGKVYDRVLQEIDSAVSGDTIWMGMFYLADKKVLERLGAAADRGAEVRLVLDPNENAFGRDKIGIPNRPVAAGLHKEAPDKIAIRWYNTTKEQYHSKMIFVDRQTGDSSVLAGSTNFTPRNLKDYNLENDLFVEAAADTELMDGIRAYFERIWTNDGAEYTLDLEEHLEPTTWLKDIVYRIQMRAGFTTF; translated from the coding sequence ATGCGGGCGGCGGGAAGGCACAAAGAAACCAGGCACAGACCGGGCAGGCGCGTCCGGGGTTCCCGCGCTCCTTTTTCCAGGGGACGGATCATTCGCACCGCGCTCCTGCTGCTCGTCGTATGGCTGCTGGCGGTCATCGTCTACCAGATGAACAAACCGCTGCCGGACGGCGTTTCGTACGCAAGCCCCGTCTATCGCACGGACCGGGTCGATTTTCTGTACGACCTCACGTATCCGGCGCAGACGCGCGAGTTTACGCAGGAGAGGCAAATTTTCGACCGGACGATCGAGCTGATCGGCGAAGCGGAACGGTTTATCGTCATCGACGTTTTTCTGTTCAACGATTACACGCACGAAGACCAGCAGTATCCCAAAGTCAGCGCCAAGCTGGCCAAAGCGCTGATCGAACGCAAACAGGCGGTGCCCGAGCTCGATATCGTGTTTATCACGGACGAGGTCAATACCAACTACGGTTCGGCGCCGAATGCCCTGCTCGAAAGCCTCAAGCAGGCCGGCATCCGGGTGGTCATTACCGACGTCGATCCGCTGCGCGATTCCACGCCGGCCTATTCGGCGGTCTGGCGCACGTTTATCCAGTGGTTCGGCCAGTCGGGCAGCGGCTGGGTGCCGAACCTGATGGCGACCGAAGGCCCGGACATCACGATGCGTTCGTATCTGAAGCTGCTGAACGTCAAAGCAAACCATCGCAAAGCGTTCATTACGGAGAAAAGCGCGATCGTCTCCAGCGGCAATATCCACGATGCCAGCGCCTACCATTCGAATATCGCGCTTGAAGTCGACGGCCCGATCATCGGCGACATGCTTCAAGCGGAGCAGGCGGTGCTCGACATGTCGGGCGGCGGGACGCTTCCGGTCTATACGGCCGACGAGGGGGCCGGCACGGACGGCCAATATGCGGTGCAGTATTTGACGGAAGGCAAAGTGTACGACCGGGTGCTGCAGGAGATCGACAGCGCCGTGTCCGGCGACACGATCTGGATGGGCATGTTCTATCTCGCGGACAAAAAAGTGCTGGAAAGACTCGGCGCGGCGGCGGATCGGGGCGCGGAAGTGCGGCTCGTGCTCGATCCGAACGAGAATGCGTTCGGCCGGGACAAAATCGGTATCCCGAACCGCCCTGTCGCGGCCGGCCTGCACAAGGAAGCGCCGGACAAAATCGCGATTCGCTGGTACAACACGACCAAAGAACAGTACCATTCCAAAATGATCTTCGTGGACCGTCAAACCGGCGACAGCAGCGTGCTGGCCGGCTCCACCAACTTCACGCCGCGCAATCTGAAAGATTACAACCTGGAGAACGACCTGTTTGTCGAAGCGGCGGCGGACACCGAATTGATGGACGGAATTCGCGCTTATTTCGAGCGGATCTGGACCAACGACGGCGCCGAGTACACGCTCGACCTCGAAGAACATCTGGAACCGACGACGTGGCTCAAAGACATCGTGTACCGTATTCAGATGCGGGCGGGCTTCACGACGTTCTGA
- a CDS encoding PAS domain S-box protein yields the protein MKNPFDLLGETFAESEIYRPLFVYHPDAIYVMNMAGQLIYANPATERISGYTLEELQAMDLRELYRDGDYERSRIGRGAMNEQKHLEFKLNIVSKSGSLLTLAVTYVAIEQEGRRVGIYGIAKDITEAEDKNRKLKKQEKLYRSLFEYNPAGILSFDPEGRCLSVNPNLEAMTGYASGELTGRTYLDFFPAEATERLRERFKRTFRGESGNFETQVQAKDGQRIDVNLTVLPIIVDGETLGVYMIALDITEWKRQMQRSRELTEQYTSILNGVSEGIFEINREGRSIFINRAGARMLGYASGEFENVYNHDLIHHSRSDGTPYPIEECPIHRSIRQGDSCFVEGEVFWRKDGTSLLVEYRVNPLFENGEPAGAVVVFKDVTSQSEIVRQKNEAQRGLAAKTEFLSLMSHEIRTPLNGVLGMADLMSDTMLTGEQRDYMEVLRLSGLGLQVVVDRILDFNAAESGSLTFEREPFDARLLLEQAVASFSVQAEASGVELDLRFGEAFPKRLVGDAGKLRQILVGLVGNAVKFTPRGRIVVTADCVMRPGTDDGEPLRYVLKVDVRDSGIGIPADKMELLFQPFSQIHSAMDRRYEGTGLGLAICKRWIERMGGTIWAESSEGEGSVFSFALPLLGEA from the coding sequence TTGAAAAATCCATTCGATTTGTTAGGAGAAACGTTTGCGGAGAGTGAAATTTATCGTCCGCTGTTCGTATATCATCCCGACGCCATCTACGTGATGAACATGGCGGGACAACTGATTTACGCGAATCCCGCGACCGAGCGCATTAGCGGCTACACGCTGGAAGAGCTGCAGGCGATGGATTTGCGGGAGCTTTACCGGGACGGCGACTACGAACGGAGCCGGATCGGCCGCGGCGCGATGAACGAACAGAAGCACTTGGAGTTCAAACTGAACATCGTGAGCAAAAGCGGCAGCCTGCTGACCCTCGCGGTCACTTACGTGGCGATCGAACAGGAAGGCCGGCGCGTCGGCATCTACGGTATCGCCAAAGACATTACGGAAGCCGAAGACAAAAACCGGAAGCTCAAAAAGCAGGAGAAGCTGTACCGGTCGTTGTTCGAATACAATCCGGCCGGCATTTTGTCGTTCGATCCGGAAGGCCGCTGTTTATCGGTCAACCCGAATCTGGAAGCGATGACCGGATACGCAAGCGGCGAATTGACCGGCCGGACTTACCTGGACTTTTTCCCGGCCGAAGCGACGGAGCGGCTGCGGGAGCGCTTCAAGCGTACGTTCCGGGGCGAGTCGGGCAACTTCGAGACGCAGGTGCAAGCCAAAGACGGCCAGCGCATCGACGTCAACTTGACGGTGCTGCCGATCATCGTGGACGGCGAGACGCTCGGCGTCTACATGATCGCGCTGGACATCACCGAGTGGAAACGGCAGATGCAGCGCAGCCGCGAACTGACCGAGCAGTATACGTCCATTTTGAACGGGGTATCCGAAGGCATTTTCGAGATCAACCGCGAAGGGCGTTCGATCTTTATCAACCGGGCGGGCGCCCGCATGCTCGGTTACGCAAGCGGCGAATTCGAAAACGTATATAACCACGACCTGATTCACCACAGCCGTTCCGACGGCACTCCGTATCCGATCGAGGAATGCCCGATCCACCGCTCGATCCGGCAGGGCGATTCCTGTTTCGTCGAAGGCGAAGTGTTCTGGCGCAAAGACGGAACGAGCCTGCTGGTCGAATACCGGGTCAATCCGCTGTTCGAGAACGGCGAGCCGGCCGGCGCCGTCGTCGTGTTCAAGGACGTGACGAGCCAGAGCGAGATCGTCCGGCAGAAGAACGAAGCGCAGCGCGGACTCGCCGCCAAGACCGAATTCCTCAGCCTTATGAGCCATGAGATCCGCACGCCGCTGAACGGAGTGCTCGGCATGGCCGATCTCATGTCCGATACGATGCTGACGGGAGAGCAGCGGGATTATATGGAAGTGCTGCGCCTCAGCGGTCTCGGCCTTCAGGTCGTCGTCGACCGGATTCTCGATTTCAACGCGGCCGAGAGCGGCAGCCTGACGTTCGAACGCGAGCCGTTCGACGCCCGGCTGCTGCTTGAACAAGCGGTGGCGTCTTTCTCTGTCCAGGCGGAAGCTTCCGGGGTGGAGCTGGATCTGCGCTTCGGCGAAGCTTTCCCGAAGCGGCTCGTCGGCGATGCCGGCAAGCTGCGGCAGATTCTGGTCGGCCTGGTCGGCAACGCGGTCAAATTCACGCCGAGAGGCCGCATCGTCGTGACAGCCGACTGCGTGATGCGGCCGGGGACGGACGACGGCGAACCGCTCCGGTATGTGCTGAAGGTCGACGTGCGCGACAGCGGAATCGGTATTCCGGCGGACAAAATGGAGCTGCTGTTCCAGCCGTTCTCGCAGATCCATTCGGCGATGGACCGCCGTTACGAAGGGACGGGACTGGGCCTTGCGATCTGCAAACGGTGGATCGAGCGTATGGGCGGCACGATCTGGGCCGAGAGCAGCGAAGGCGAAGGATCGGTCTTTTCGTTTGCGCTGCCGCTGCTGGGCGAAGCCTGA
- a CDS encoding DegV family protein — protein sequence MSNIRIFSDSTSDLPPELLEQYGIGIVPLYVVFEDQTYRDGTDLTPSQLFDKVSRHGKLPKSAAPSPADFSRAFAPVLEQGDRILYISLSAELSSTYQNARIAADDFEPGQVTVFDSRNLSTAIGLQVLRAARAVEAGMDVPEIVHMLQLALPGIETEFAIDTLEYLHKGGRCSGMQNLIGSLLSIRPIIKVIDGAMTPAYKVRGKREKALDKMLQNLLANKDRLDGPVAVVHADAEQDALRLRETILRETGAREVLLCTAGCVISTHCGPGTLGLMYALK from the coding sequence ATGTCCAACATCCGAATTTTTTCCGATAGTACCAGCGACCTTCCCCCGGAACTGCTTGAGCAGTACGGGATCGGCATCGTTCCGCTGTATGTGGTATTCGAAGACCAGACGTACCGGGACGGTACCGACCTGACCCCTTCGCAGCTGTTCGACAAAGTCTCCCGGCACGGCAAACTGCCGAAGTCGGCGGCGCCTTCGCCCGCCGATTTCAGCCGGGCTTTTGCGCCCGTGCTCGAACAGGGAGATCGTATCCTATACATCAGCTTGTCGGCCGAATTGTCGTCCACCTACCAGAACGCCCGGATCGCCGCCGACGATTTCGAGCCCGGCCAGGTAACGGTGTTCGACTCGCGCAACCTGTCCACGGCAATCGGCCTGCAGGTGCTGCGCGCGGCGCGGGCCGTCGAAGCCGGCATGGACGTTCCGGAGATCGTACATATGCTGCAGCTTGCGCTGCCCGGCATCGAGACGGAATTCGCGATCGACACGCTCGAATATTTGCACAAAGGCGGCCGCTGCTCGGGCATGCAGAACCTGATCGGCAGCCTGCTCAGCATCCGTCCGATCATCAAAGTGATCGACGGCGCGATGACTCCGGCTTACAAAGTCCGGGGCAAACGCGAGAAAGCGCTCGATAAAATGCTGCAAAACCTGCTGGCCAACAAAGACCGGCTGGACGGTCCCGTCGCTGTCGTGCACGCGGATGCGGAGCAGGACGCCCTGCGCCTGCGCGAAACGATCCTGCGCGAGACGGGCGCCCGCGAAGTGCTGCTGTGCACCGCCGGCTGCGTCATCTCCACCCACTGCGGACCGGGTACGCTCGGCTTGATGTATGCGTTAAAATAA
- a CDS encoding YIP1 family protein: MDNRFPPPDGPNGRQNGPDLRKNPERGEFGSQPSDDPYLNDNDGRTYEERMNPPFSPYDEFPRDDREFGKLKHSGPGIASFVLSLVAIALYVVFFVSAVGVVYSIGSAGTTFDPYTATEEQMMSVGVGALVLIASLLGAAVLNLIGVILGIVGLVSKTRKKVFAVIGTALNALCLLGGGGFILISTLMGAGGL; this comes from the coding sequence ATGGATAATCGTTTTCCCCCGCCCGACGGTCCGAACGGCCGCCAGAACGGTCCGGATCTGCGCAAAAACCCGGAACGCGGCGAATTCGGCTCGCAGCCTTCCGATGACCCGTACCTGAACGACAACGACGGGCGAACGTACGAAGAACGCATGAATCCGCCGTTCAGTCCCTACGACGAATTTCCGCGCGACGACCGGGAGTTCGGCAAGCTGAAGCATTCGGGACCCGGCATCGCCTCGTTCGTCCTGTCGCTCGTCGCGATCGCGCTGTACGTCGTCTTTTTCGTTTCCGCGGTCGGCGTCGTCTATTCGATCGGCTCCGCGGGCACGACGTTCGATCCGTATACGGCGACCGAAGAACAGATGATGAGCGTCGGCGTCGGTGCGCTCGTGCTTATTGCGAGCCTGCTGGGCGCGGCCGTCCTGAATCTGATCGGCGTCATTCTCGGCATCGTCGGCCTGGTGTCCAAAACGCGCAAAAAAGTGTTCGCCGTGATCGGTACCGCGCTCAACGCGCTGTGCCTGCTCGGCGGAGGCGGATTTATCCTGATCAGCACGCTGATGGGCGCGGGCGGGCTGTAA
- a CDS encoding DUF423 domain-containing protein, which translates to MQRKIAVTACLLAMIGVGLGAFGSHMLGDAIGEDSMKTFQTGIQYHFIHALAMLIVAVAMGVWGESRGLAWAAWLFLAGIVLFSGSLYLLSTTGLRIFGPITPLGGVAFIAGWVVLAFSAGRRSEAR; encoded by the coding sequence ATGCAGAGGAAAATTGCGGTCACGGCCTGCCTTCTGGCCATGATCGGCGTCGGACTCGGCGCGTTCGGCAGCCATATGCTCGGCGACGCCATCGGCGAAGACTCCATGAAGACGTTCCAGACCGGTATTCAATATCATTTCATTCACGCGCTGGCGATGCTGATCGTTGCCGTCGCGATGGGCGTATGGGGCGAATCGCGCGGCCTGGCGTGGGCGGCCTGGCTGTTCCTGGCCGGCATCGTCTTGTTCTCCGGCAGCCTGTATCTGCTGAGCACGACCGGCCTGCGCATCTTCGGGCCCATTACGCCGCTCGGCGGCGTGGCCTTCATCGCGGGCTGGGTCGTGCTGGCCTTCTCCGCCGGCCGCCGGTCCGAAGCGCGCTGA
- a CDS encoding Dps family protein produces the protein MDKTKTEAQTKTIEEILNRQVANLNVLYVKIHNFHWYVKGENFYTLHVKFEELYNEVTEKMDEVAERMLTIKASPAATMKEYLELSSIQEAAGNEDYRTMVQTLIEDFATVAEEMQEGLELAEEAHDQATSDMLISMKQDLEKHMWMLRSFLGH, from the coding sequence ATGGACAAGACGAAAACGGAAGCCCAAACCAAAACAATCGAGGAAATTCTGAACCGCCAGGTCGCGAACCTGAACGTTCTTTACGTGAAGATCCATAACTTCCACTGGTACGTAAAAGGCGAAAACTTCTACACGCTGCATGTGAAGTTCGAAGAACTTTACAACGAAGTGACGGAGAAGATGGACGAAGTGGCGGAGCGCATGCTGACAATCAAAGCAAGCCCGGCCGCAACGATGAAAGAATATCTGGAGCTGTCCAGCATCCAGGAAGCTGCCGGCAACGAAGATTACCGCACGATGGTACAGACGCTGATCGAAGACTTCGCAACGGTAGCCGAAGAGATGCAAGAAGGTCTCGAACTGGCTGAAGAAGCGCACGATCAAGCGACAAGCGACATGCTGATCTCGATGAAGCAGGATCTCGAGAAACATATGTGGATGCTGCGTTCGTTCCTCGGACACTAA
- the sufC gene encoding Fe-S cluster assembly ATPase SufC, with protein sequence MATKFVIEGLKAQIEGKEILKGINLEMNGGEIHAIMGPNGTGKSTLASALMGHPKYEVTEGTVTLNGEDVLDMGVDERALAGMFLAMQYPSEIAGVTNSDFLRSAINARRGEGNEISLIKFIRQMEGSMKGLEMNPEFAHRYLNEGFSGGEKKRNEILQMMMLDPKLVILDEIDSGLDIDALRIVANGVNEMKHEDRGFLIITHYQRLLNYITPDFVHVMMQGRIVKSGGPELAARLEQDGYDWIKEELGITDETVGQEQEA encoded by the coding sequence ATGGCAACTAAATTCGTCATCGAAGGACTCAAAGCTCAAATCGAAGGCAAGGAAATTCTGAAAGGCATCAACCTGGAAATGAACGGCGGAGAAATCCACGCGATCATGGGACCGAACGGCACAGGCAAAAGTACGCTGGCTTCCGCGCTCATGGGACATCCCAAATACGAAGTTACCGAAGGCACGGTTACGCTGAACGGCGAAGACGTGCTGGACATGGGCGTCGACGAACGCGCGCTCGCCGGCATGTTCCTCGCCATGCAGTATCCGAGCGAAATCGCCGGCGTGACGAACTCCGACTTCCTGCGCAGCGCGATCAATGCCCGCCGCGGCGAAGGCAACGAGATCTCGCTGATCAAGTTCATCCGTCAAATGGAAGGCAGCATGAAAGGCCTGGAGATGAATCCCGAGTTCGCGCACCGTTACCTGAACGAAGGCTTCTCCGGCGGCGAGAAAAAGCGCAATGAAATCCTGCAAATGATGATGCTTGATCCGAAGCTCGTCATTTTGGACGAAATCGACTCCGGTCTCGACATCGACGCCCTGCGCATCGTAGCGAACGGCGTGAACGAAATGAAGCACGAAGACCGCGGTTTCCTGATCATTACCCACTATCAGCGCCTGCTGAATTACATTACGCCCGACTTCGTGCACGTCATGATGCAGGGCCGCATCGTCAAGTCCGGCGGACCGGAACTCGCGGCGCGCCTGGAGCAGGACGGCTACGACTGGATCAAGGAAGAACTGGGTATTACCGACGAGACGGTCGGACAAGAACAAGAAGCCTAA
- the sufD gene encoding Fe-S cluster assembly protein SufD: MTLTTILPVQAAQITEWAAARGEAAWLTERRLQALELAASLELPKPEKTKLDRWNLSDYGTFKAAAVVSSQSDLPSAAQDLIEEGTQNLIVQHNSGVVFTSLSEELSAKGVIFTDLETAAREHEVLVKKYLGTAVKPSEHQVSALHHAAWNGGVFLYVPKNVELEVPLQAVFLSDDASASFAPHILVVADTNSRVTYVDNYVSAGLNGSVLHNGAVEVIALDGAKVQYATVHQFGKEVTDVSYRRALLSNDADIEWIVGEMNDGDTVADTATTLNGRGTHSDAKIIAIGSGAQKLNFTTRAVHFGKSSESDMFTRAVMREEAQAIINGITKIEHGATKSNGQQTEKVLMLSPNARGDANPILLIDEDDVMAGHAASVGKVNPDQVYYLMSRGISKTNAERLIIYGFLAPIIAEIPLELLRTRLQRIVERKLGQ, translated from the coding sequence ATGACTTTAACAACCATTCTTCCGGTTCAGGCCGCTCAGATCACCGAGTGGGCCGCAGCCCGCGGCGAAGCCGCATGGCTGACCGAACGCCGCTTGCAGGCGCTCGAACTGGCCGCTTCGCTGGAACTGCCGAAGCCGGAAAAAACCAAGCTCGACCGCTGGAACCTGAGCGACTACGGCACGTTCAAAGCGGCCGCGGTCGTATCTTCGCAAAGCGACCTGCCTTCCGCAGCGCAGGATCTGATCGAAGAAGGCACGCAGAACCTGATCGTGCAGCACAACTCCGGCGTCGTATTCACTTCGCTGTCGGAAGAGCTGAGCGCCAAAGGCGTCATCTTCACCGATCTTGAAACGGCTGCCCGCGAGCACGAAGTGCTCGTCAAGAAATACCTCGGCACCGCCGTGAAGCCGAGCGAACACCAGGTGTCCGCGCTGCATCACGCGGCGTGGAACGGCGGCGTATTCCTGTACGTACCCAAGAACGTCGAACTCGAAGTGCCGCTGCAGGCCGTGTTCCTGAGCGACGATGCTTCCGCTTCGTTCGCTCCGCACATCCTGGTCGTGGCCGACACGAACAGCCGCGTCACTTACGTGGACAACTACGTGTCCGCCGGCCTGAACGGCAGCGTGCTGCATAACGGCGCCGTTGAAGTGATCGCGCTGGACGGAGCCAAAGTCCAATACGCGACGGTTCACCAGTTCGGCAAAGAAGTGACGGACGTCTCGTACCGCCGCGCGCTGCTGTCGAACGACGCCGATATCGAATGGATCGTCGGCGAGATGAACGACGGCGACACGGTAGCCGATACGGCGACGACGCTGAACGGCCGCGGCACGCATTCCGATGCGAAGATCATCGCGATCGGTTCCGGCGCGCAGAAGCTCAACTTCACGACCCGCGCCGTCCACTTCGGCAAATCGTCGGAGAGCGACATGTTCACCCGCGCGGTCATGAGAGAAGAAGCGCAGGCGATCATCAACGGCATTACGAAGATCGAGCACGGCGCGACCAAGTCGAACGGGCAGCAGACGGAAAAAGTGCTGATGCTGAGCCCGAACGCACGCGGCGACGCGAACCCGATCCTGCTGATCGACGAAGACGACGTTATGGCCGGACACGCAGCTTCCGTCGGCAAAGTCAATCCGGATCAGGTCTACTACCTGATGTCGCGCGGCATCTCCAAGACGAATGCCGAGCGCCTGATCATCTACGGCTTCCTGGCGCCAATTATCGCGGAGATCCCGCTGGAACTGCTGCGTACGCGCCTGCAGCGTATCGTTGAGAGAAAGCTGGGGCAGTAA